The Vicia villosa cultivar HV-30 ecotype Madison, WI unplaced genomic scaffold, Vvil1.0 ctg.006039F_1_1, whole genome shotgun sequence genome includes a window with the following:
- the LOC131642894 gene encoding uncharacterized protein LOC131642894 produces the protein MDFNTHQIGSQHQRARRAENERKRKQNMDSAQREHHLSRRRENYRRRQEKQAQTLHTVTTRSRVPLQNLTNMTFPSSHFQGTHDHEAGLSRITHVNDAALGRTFASPHQSINNTQSGTDDVPVDGSTEDVAISDVNVEGRDNNASPCQSQSSRHPFRARYNISRNFTNNMVMAKSRLPNPTTCRRCNAKLFHHESRDTCCSGGKVSFPRVDAPTELKELFSEGSAEGKHFRQHIRSYNHVFSFTSIGVHVDEKILAFGRGIYTFCAQGAFYHNIGGFYPNEGDRPSFLQLYIYDTDNELHYRMRENPQLHQTVVQKLQQLPHQYNPFVIRFRQLSLLPNINDCSLILKERPSNHPQYNLPSAEQVAAIIVGGDTESMAYGSDINVIRHDGHLKKVQETKGYYDPLQYPILFPFGTHGWDVNTTNCSGRRVSCRAYYSYMLQIRPSDQSMLLNAGRLLQQYVVDNYVKIESGMLRWIREH, from the exons ATGGACTTTAATACACACCAAATTGGTAGTCAACATCAAAGGGCACGGAGAGCAGAAAATGAacgcaaaagaaaacaaaatatggaCAGTGCGCAAAGAGAACACCATTTATCGAGACGTCGGGAAAATTATAGGCGGAGACAAGAGAAACAAGCTCAGACTTTACACACTGTAACCACTCGATCGAGGGTTCCATTACAGAATTTGACAAACATGACTTTTCCAAGTTCACACTTTCAAGGAACTCATGACCATGAGGCCGGTCTAAGTAGAATTACACATGTTAATGACGCTGCACTTG GTCGTACGTTCGCATCACCCCATCAATCTATCAACAACACCCAATCTGGTACAG ATGATGTGCCTGTGGATGGATCTACGGAGGATGTAGCAATATCAGATGTCAATGTTGAAGGAAGAGACAATAATGCCTCACCGTGTCAATCTCAAT CCTCGCGACATCCTTTTCGAGCAAGATACAATATTTCTCGAAATTTCACAAATAACATGGTGATGGCAAAATCTAGGTTGCCTAATCCAACTACATGTAGACGTTGCAACGCAAAACTGTTTCACCACGAATCACGAGACACATGTTGTTCTGGTGGGAAGGTATCGTTTCCAAGGGTTGATGCTCCTACAGAATTGAAAGAACTATTTTCGGAGGGTTCGGCAGAGGGAAAACATTTTAGGCAGCATATTCGAAGTTACAACCATGTCTTCTCTTTCACTTCAATTGGTGTTCACGTCGATGAAAAAATTCTTGCGTTTGGTCGTGGTATATATACATTTTGTGCTCAAGGAGCTTTTTACCATAACATCGGAGGTTTCTATCCAAATGAGGGTGACAGACCGAGCTTCCTACAGTTATACATCTATGACACAGATAACGAGCTACATTATAGAATGCGGGAAAATCCACAACTACACCAGACTGTGGTTCAAAAACTACAACAATTGCCCCATCAGTATAATCCTTTTGTAATTAGGTTCAGACAACTGTCCTTACTTCCAAATATCAATGACTGTAGCCTCATACTCAAAGAGCGTCCAAGTAATCACCCTCAATATAATCTTCCATCTGCGGAACAAGTCGCTGCAATTATTGTTGGTGGTGATACTGAATCTATGGCATACGGAAGTGATATTAATGTCATTCGCCATGATGGCCATCTAAAGAAAGTACAGGAAACAAAAGGATATTATGATCCCTTGCAGTATCCTATATTGTTTCCATTTGGGACGCATGGTTGGGATGTTAACACGACAAATTGTAGTGGACGAAGAGTGTCATGTCGAGCGTATTACAGCTACATGCTTCAG ATTCGTCCAAGTGATCAATCAATGTTGTTAAATGCGGGTCGACTATTACAACAATATGTCGTAGACAATTATGTCAAAATTGAATCAGGGATGTTAAGGTGGATTCGAGAACACTAG
- the LOC131642896 gene encoding B3 domain-containing transcription factor VRN1-like gives MEAKAEIYTVRFYKIITTPNVQDGKMRLPKDFTKKCISDMPNPIFLKTPDDKKWEIHTAKVDEDFWFEKGWKEFVTYYSLEYGNMIMFHYEENSHFMVNIFDKSTLEIEYPFQDNQNEQNNVVLISDDDSVENLDKSPSFKEKTNSKSSIPCPQSLKKLRSYNNEGVGTSTKFQNISKSPLQTSGDRRESKFYNSSKHHDQASDGNSKCQKEKQEQKQEQEQQSVKTNGALRRAKKFKSKNPFFTVVMKSSYLHTHFLYVPTCFTKSYMKKQKNDILLQLMDGSTWDAKYYFGRIQAGWKKFSADNKLKKGDVCVFELINCKTLTFKVLIFGHEKDLHSHLPQELVQREKDRVREKNTSRSKMFQPLMEKTEKTRESVELDVPNARHVLIGCYHKILHELQKFPEDHVYRKAVETITNQKLMVVCQEEDLEIIKSRLGCGQLEKLIEEAKDELKLIAYMIK, from the exons ATGGAGGCAAAAGCAGAGATTTACACTGTTCGATTCTACAAAATTATTACTACACCAAATGTTCAAGATGGAAAAATG AGGCTTCCAAAGGATTTCACAAAAAAATGTATTAGTGATATGCCAAATCCAATATTTCTCAAAACTCCGGATGATAAAAAATGGGAAATACATACCGCTAAAGTTGATGAAGATTTTTGGTTTGAGAAGGGCTGGAAAGAATTTGTTACATACTATTCACTAGAATATGGTAACATGATCATGTTTCACTATGAGGAAAATTCTCATTTTATGGTGAACATATTTGACAAGAGTACTCTTGAAATTGAATACCCTTTTCAAGACAATCAAAATGAACAAAACAACGTTGTCCTAATTAGTGATGACGATTCAGTTGAAAATTTGGACAAGTCACCTTCATTCAAAGAGAAAACCAATTCAAAATCATCAATTCCATGTCCTCAATCACTTAAGAAATTGAGAAGTTACAACAATGAAGGTGTTGGAACAAGCACCAAATTCCAAAACATATCAAAGTCTCCTTTGCAAACTAGTG GTGATAGAAGAGAATCCAAATTCTATAACTCTTCTAAGCATCATGACCAAGCTAGCG ATGGTAATTCTAAATGTCAAAAAGAAAAGCAAGAGCAAAAGCAGGAGCAGGAGCAACAATCTGTTAAAACTAATGGAGCATTACGTAGAGctaaaaaattcaaatccaagAATCCATTTTTCACTGTTGTCATGAAATCTTCATATCTTCATACTCATTTTTTG TATGTCCCAACATGTTTCACAAAAAGTTATATGAAGAAACAGAAGAATGATATTCTTCTTCAGCTTATGGATGGGAGCACTTGGGATGCAAAAtattattttggaagaattcAAGCTGGATGGAAGAAATTTTCAGCAGACAACAAGTTGAAAAAGGGTGATGTGTGTGTTTTTGAGTTGATCAATTGCAAAACTCTAACTTTCAAAGTATTAATATTTGGACATGAAAAAGACCTACATTCACATCTACCTCAAG AATTGGTTCAAAGAGAAAAGGATCGTGTAAGAGAGAAAAACACAAGCCGGTCAAAGATGTTTCAACCATTGATGGAGAAGACTGAGAAAACAAGAGAGAGTGTTGAATTAGATGTTCCAAACGCAAGACATGTGTTAATAGGATGTTATCATAAGATTCTTCATGAGCTCCAAAAGTTTCCGGAAGATCACGTGTATCGTAAAGCTGTTGAAACAATTACGAATCAAAAACTTATGGTGGTTTGTCAAGAAGAAGACTTGGAGATAATTAAGAGTCGTCTTGGTTGTGGTCAACTTGAAAAACTCATTGAAGAGGCTAAGGATGAACTCAAACTAATTGCCTATATGATTAAATAA